The Microcella sp. genome includes the window CGACAAGATGGCGCTCGTCTCACCCCCGAAGGTTCTCGACGCCGCACCGATCAGCCCGCCGAAGAGCGAGGCCGCGATGAGCGCGGCGAGCGACATGCCGAACGCGAACCACCCGGTCTGAAACATCGTGTGAGCGACGGCGCCGGCGATCACCGCGCTCTGCGTCTGATTGCGGGTCAGCGGTGCGGCAGCCATGGTTGCTCCTCGATTGGTCGACTGAGAGCGAATCTACTGCGTGCCGCGGTGCAGCGCGATGCGCTCAGAGATGTACGACACCACGATCGCCGAGGTGGTGCCGATGATGACCAGGCCCCCCGCCATGAGCAGCGTCGCGAGACCGCGCCCGAGATCGGTCACGGGGTAGGTGTCGCCGTAGCCGACCGTCGTCAGCGTGACGATGGCCCACCACAGCGCGTCGCCGAAGGTGTTGATCGTGGCACCGTCGGCACCGCGCTCGACCTGCAGTGTGGCGAGGGCGATGATGTAGACGAAGACGACCGAGTAGATGAACGCGTGCGCCACGACAGAGCCGCGCACGGCCGCACCCGAGGTGCCGTTGAGCATCGGGATGTATCGCAGCAGCCCGACTGCGCGCAGGGCTCGAAACAGCGGAAAGAAGATCGACAGCACGTCGACCGGGTGGGTGAGCACGAATCGCACGCGGCGGCCCCGATCAGAGAGCGCGATGCGAGCGACCATGTCGACGAAGAAGGCCACCCAGGTCGTGAGGGCGATCGCGGCCATGACGACGGTGAGCCCGGCGGGCGCATCGGGCGCGAGCACGAAGACCGAATAGGCGATGAGAAAGAGCACGCCGAGCACGGTGAGAAACGGCGAGGTGCGGCGCTGCCATTCGAGACGACGGGCATCGAAGCCGACTGACTGCATGCGGCCATTCTCGTGCAGCATGCCGCCGCTCGAGCGTCGGCACTCGGCGCGTCACGCGGTCGGCGCCGACCACTCCCAGGTCGGGCGCGGCTCCGAATGGTGAGATGACAGCACTCACCTCAACCCCGGAGACACCATGCCGCGCACCGCGCTCGACACCACCGTTGCCGATCTGACGGGCAGGCTCGCCGTCGTCACCGGAGCCAACAGCGGTCTCGGCTTCGGCCTGACCGGCCGCCTGGCCGAGGCGGGTGCCGACGTCGTCATGGCGGTGCGCAATCGCGAGAAGGGTCAGGATGCCCTCGAGCGGTTGCTCGCACAGCATCCGACTGCTCGGCTGCGGTTGCTCGACCTCGATCTCGCGTCACTCGAGAGTGTGCGTGCGGCGGCGCAGACCCTGCTCGACGACGAGCGCGGCATCGACATCCTGATCAACAACGCCGGCATCATGGCGGTGCCAGACCGCCGCGAGACCGCCGATGGCTTCGAGCTGCAGTTCGGCAGCAACCATCTGGGTCCGTTCGCGTTCACCGGCCTGCTGCTGCCGGCGCTGCAGCGCGCCGCGTCGCCGCGCGTCGTCTCGACGAGCAGCCTCGCCGCCAACGTCGGCCGCTGGCAGTGGAACAACCTGCAGGGCGAGCAGAAGTACAGCGCGTGGCGAGCCTACGGGCTGTCGAAGCTCGCCAACCTCGCCTTCGCGCGCGAGCTGCAGAGGCGCAGCAACGAGCACGGCTGGGGCATCACGAGCGCCGCGGCGCACCCCGGTGGCACGAAGACCAACCTGCAGTCGACCGGCCCGCGCGACGGCGCAACGCTGAGCGCACGCCAAGAGAAGCGCTACTCGCGGTTCATGCAGGGTGTCGACATGGGAGTTCTTCCGTCGCTGTACGCGGCCACCAGTCCGCACGTGACACCGGGCGGCTATTACGGGCCCAACGGCTTTCTTGAGACTCGCGGGGAGCCTGCGCTGGCGCGACTGCCGCACGCCGCGCGCGATGCGACGGCGGCCGCGATGCTCTGGGACGTGTCTGAGCAGCTCACCGGCGTCGAGTATGCGTCGATCGCCGTGCCCGTGTCGCGAGCCTGACAGGATGGGGTCTGCGGGCACCGACTCAGAAGGAGGCGACCCATGGCAGAAGCAGGCGAAGGGCGCGTCGCGGTCTACATCGACTTCGACAACATCGTCATCTCGCGCTACGACCAGATTCACGGTCGCGGCGCCTGGCGCAAAGACAACGTCTACCGGCTGCCCGCCGGCCTGACGGGGGCGAGCGACGAGATCGCCGCGCGATTGAAGCACGCCGACGTCGACATCGGGGCCATTCTCGACTTCGCCTCGAGCTTCGGCTCGATCGTGCTCTCGCGCGCCTACGCCGACTGGTCGGTGGGGGTCAACGCGAGCTACCAGGGCCAGCTCATGGAGCGCTCGGTCGACCTGACGCAGCTGTTTCCGGCCACGCAGCAGATGAAGAACGGCGCCGACATCAGGCTCGCGGTCGATGTCGTCGAAGACCTCTTCAGGCTTCCCGACATCTCGCACGTCGTCATCGCTGCGGGCGACAGCGACTACATCGCCCTCGCGCAGCGGGCCAAGCGGCTCGGCCGCTACATCGTCGGCATCGGGGTCTCGGGCGGCACGAGCAAGAGCCTCAAGGCGGCGTGCAACGAGTACGCCGACTATGACGCACTGCCGGGCATCAGGCCTGCCGCGCACATCGCTGCCGAGATCGACGACGCCTCGAACGACGACGCCACTGCCGCGACCACTCCGCGCCGTGCCTCGACGAAGGCGACAACGACGGCCACGGCCGAGTCTGGCGAGAATGCGACGTCGAAGCGCGCCGCGAGCGCCCTGCTCGTGCGGGCCCTGCGACTCGTGCACGAGGCCGACGACACCGATTGGGCGCACGCCTCGGCACTCAAGCAGCAGATGAAGCGACTCGACCCGGCCTTCAACGAGAAGGCGCTCGGCTACAACTCGTTCACGAGCTTTCTGAAGTCACGAGCGAACGTCGTCGAACTCGACGAGTCGTCGCAGACCAGGCTCGTGCGGCTGCGCGAATAGCCGCCCCTGCCGCCGAGCAAGGCGAAGGCCCCGCGCCGATCGGCGCGGGGCCTTCGCTGTCACGCTCGTCAGCAGCGTGAAGAACGGCAGGTGACTATGGTCGGCCGCCGGGCGTACCCTCGGGCTTGCCGCCCGCGGGAGCGCTGTCGTCGTCGCCGTCTGCGTCACCGCCCTGGCCGTGGCCGCCGTTGTTCGAGGGCCGCTCGCCGGCCATCTCGTCTTTCAGCTCACGAGCCTGCTCTGACACTGATTCGCCGAACTCAGACCCGATCTTGTTCGGGTCTTTCGCCCCTTGCTGCACCCATTCGCTGAACTCTTTCGAGCCGACCGGCAGCACGGGCTCGACGACATCGCACTCGACGGCGCCCTCTGCTGCGCCCTCGTCGACGACGCACTCGTCGGTCGCACCGGTGCCGTCAGTCTCGTCGTCGGCGGGCACGAAGGTCATGACTACGCCGTCGAAGGCGTCTTGCGCCGGCCCCGGCAGCACTCCTGCTGCGCCTGCCGCGCCTGCACCGGCGAGTCCGAGTGCGAGCACTCCCCCAGCCGCCGCGACCTTGGCGGCGATTCCTAGACCTGACATCGTTGCGAACACCTTGGTGATCCCCTTTGCTGGTTCTCGTTCTGGCACGTCGCTGACCCCCAGCGACGGTCGTTCGAGACGAGCCACGAGAGCGGCCGAGGGCTGGGGCACGACGTGCTGAGCGGCTCGACGCGCATCGGCGATCGAGTCGGCCAGGCCGGCGAGCTCAGGGCGACCCTGCGGGGTCGCACCACTGAGCAGTGCGTGCGCCTCGGCATCGGTGATCGTGTGTTTTCTCATCTCACTAGTCGCTATCGCTCGAAGGGCCTGCAGGGGTACGGGTATCGCCGAACTTTTTTCTCAAGCGCTCGAGCGCACGACGCTGCAGCGCCTTCACCGCCGCCGGTCGCTTGCCGAGCACGACCGAGATCTGCTCGACCGTGAGGTCTGCGACGATGCGCAGCTGCATCACGTCGCGCTGGTCTGACGGCAGCGCTCTCAGCAGGGCGATCACACGCTGATCACCGAGGCTCGCCAGCGCCTCGTCTTCGGCACTGGATGCTCGGCGCGGGTCGTCCTCGGCGATCAGCTCGACCGTCTCACCCCGCCGGCCGCGCATGCGCAGTTCATCAACCAAGCGCCGGTACGCGATCGAGAACACAAAAGAGCGAAAGGCCGCGAGGTCGCCACGAAACTGCGGCAGACGATCGAAGACGGCCAAGAAGACCTCGCTCGTGAGGTCGTCGGGTTCGCGCGAACCCCGTGCTGCGGCGAACGCCGCGACCGCGGGCGAGTGGTCGTTCCACAAACGGGTGCAGGCCCAGCTCGCCCCCGCCTGCGCCGCGGCGAGCACTGAGGCAAAGCTCTCGCCACTCGCACCCTGCCTGGCAGTCATGGCTTCACACCGTAGGGGTGTGGTGCGCTGTTCGGCAAACGCGGCTGGCGGCCGCACCACCATATTCCGCCAGTGACATACATTTCTCACCGCAGTGATCGAGGGGTGCGCGGTAGCGCGCGCGGAGCCCGGTGTCAAGGCGGTGCTTCGACTGCGGGGTCGCACGTAGCGTGAAACCCGGCACGACGTCATCCGACGCAGACACGACGATGAAGGAGACCTACCATGGCCTACGACCTCACCGGCAAGAACGTTGCCTTCCTGCTCACCGACGGCTACGAAGACAGCGAGCTCACGGCACCGTGGCAGGCAGTCACGTCGGCCGGGGCGACTGCGGTGCTCGTGTCGCCCGCAGGCGGCTCGGTCACCGGCAAGAATGGCCACACCCAGTCGGTCGACCAACCCGTCAGCGAGAGCTCGGCCGAGCGGTTCGATGCGCTGGTGCTGCCGGGGGGCGTCGTGAACGCCGATCACTTGCGCATGGACGCTGCCGCGGTGGCCTTCACCCGCGACTTCTTCTCGCAGCACAAGCCCGTCGGCGTCATCTGCCACGGTGCCTGGATTCTCATCGAGGCCGACGTCGTTCGCGACAGAGAGCTGACGAGCTACCCGAGCTTGCGCACAGACCTCGTCAATGCGGGAGCCGAGTGGGTCGATGAAGAGGTGGTCGTCGATGCGGGTCTCGTCTCGAGCCGCACCCCCGACGACCTGTCGGCCTTCTGCGACAAGCTCGTCGAAGAGATCGACGAAGGAGAGCACGAGGGCCAGACCGCCTGAGGGCGGTTGCCCCGTGATGATCTTTCGCCGCCGGCGATCGTCGCACGACACGCCTCTCGCCGAACCCGTCACGACCCTCAGAGGGTTGTGGGTCGATCGACTGGGTCGGCTGAGCATCCGCAGCCTCCAGATCATGCTGGTGCTCGCACTCGCGAGCCTCGTCGTGCTCTCGCTCGTGGCCCTGCGCGTTGTCGTGATTCCGCTGCTGCTGGCGATCATCATCGCGTCGGCGTTCAGCCCAGTGGTGATGTGGATGCGCCGCCGCGGCCTGCCCGCCATGGCGGCGGCGTGGATCACGCTGCTCGGCTCGTTGCTCGTGCTGGGCGGCATCATCACCGCGATCGTGTTCGCGGTGCGACGACAGTGGTCAGACCTCTGGCAGCAGGCGCAGAGCGGTTTCGATCAGCTGCTCGACTGGGTGCAATCACTGCCGTTCGATGTCGATGAGTTCGATGTCGAGTCGCTTCGCGACGACCTCATCGCCTTCGTCACGAGCGCCGAGTTCGGCTCGGGAGCACTGTCGGGCGCCGTGGCCGTCGGAGAGTTCGTTGCCGGGGTCTTGATCTTCGTGGTGGTGCTGTTCTTCTTGCTCAAAGATGGCGACCACATCTGGCAGTTCATGCTGCGACCGTTCCGAGGGGTTCGGCGCGCGCGCGGAGAACGCATCGGCACCACTGCTGTGACGACGCTCGGCGGCTATATTCGCGGCACCTCGATCGTCGCGCTCGTCGACGCCGTCGCCATCGGGCTGGCGCTTGTGATTCTGCAGGTGCCCCTCGCCCTGCCGCTCGCCGTGATCGTCTTCATCGCAGCCTTCATCCCCCTCGTCGGCGCTACCGTGGCCGGAACCCTGGCCGCGCTCGTCGCACTCGTCGCCAACGGCCCCCTCATCGCTCTGATCGTCGTCATCGTCGTGATCGCCGTCAATCAGCTCGAAGGCGACCTCTTGCAGCCGGTCGTCATGGCGAAGACGATGAAGCTGCACCCCCTCGCGGTGCTGCTCGCTCTCAGTGCTGGCACCATTCTGGGCGGGGTGATCGGCGCGATTCTCTCGGTGCCGATCGCCGCGACGGCGTGGGCCATCGTCAAGACCTGGGACGACCCAGCGAACGCACCGCCTGCTCGGTCGTGATGACGGTGGCGAACTCGCCGTGCAGACTCGCCGCTGCCGCGCGCGCCACCTGTTCGGCCGCGATCACCGAACCGTCAGGCAGCGCGCGGTCGTGGCAGTGGGTGGCGTCGAGCACGAAGTCGACGTCATAGCCGAGGTTGCCGGCCATGCGGGCCGTGGTCGAGCAGCAGTGGTCTGTCGTGATGCCGCAGATCGTCAGGTGGCGAGCGCCGCGGCTCTGCAACCACGCGTGCAGATCAGGGTCGCCGTAGAAGGCCGAGTTGACGCTCTTGGTGACGAGCAGCTCGTGGCGGCCATCCACACCATCGTGGAATGCGTTGCCCGGCGCGCCCGGCGCGAGCGGCGACCCTGGCTCGATCGAGTCGTGCCGCACGAGCACGATGGGCTGCTCAGCGGCGCGCCAGACGTCGATCAGGCGCACGATGTTCGCTTCGGCATCGGGGTTGTCGCGCGGCCCCCACGCTGGGTCGGCGAAGGCCTTCTGCGCATCGACGACGATGAGCACGCGCTCGGGTGAGGTCATGACCCGAGAGTAGCGCTCGAGCATTCGCCTCGCGGCATCTATCGCTCGCGTCGCGGGAGCGCTAGATTTCACACGCGCAGTCTGGCGCACACGGCCCGTCGAAGGGTGACCCCATGACCGCTCGTTCTGCCGCTGCCGCCCTCGCGCTGGCAGCAATGCTCGCGCTCTCGAGCTGCGCCGCCGAAGCCCCTCCGGCTGCTGAGACCCCCGCACCGACCGTGACCGTGACGGTGTCGCCCAGCCCCGAGCCCGAAGTGGCACTCGGTGACTTCGGCTTCACCTATTTCGGTGCTGCCACGATCGACGCCGCCGACGTGGCAGCGCTCGAAGCGCAGCTCGGAGCCGCTGTCGACGTGCCGGCGGAATGCCCCTGGTACCCCATGATCGCCTCGCACGGCACCTACGCCGAGACGCGTGCCTTCTTCGACTCGCGCGGCGTCACGCCGGGTGTGCGCTTCTTCTACACGCTCGAGATGGGCGACGACGGCGTCATGCCGCGCACCGTCGAGGGCGTCGGAGTCGGCAGCACCGAGGCCGAGGTGCTCGCGGCGTACCCGAGCGCGGTCATCGACAACAGTTTCGAAGACGTGTCGCTCGGCCCCATCAAGCGCATCATCGTCGACGACCCCGCCAGCGATTCGAAGTATGTCTTCGGCCTCTTCGAAGGCGACGAATACATCGGCATCTTGCAGTGGGGCCCCGACGCGGGCGGGCAGTGGGCCCACCTCTGCCTACCGCTCTAGCGCAGCGGTCGATCGGCGGACGACGAAACTCGTCGCGAGCGGCGTGCTCACCGCGACGTTCTCGGGCTCTTCGATCGCGATGAGCAGCTTCTGCATGATGAGCGCGCCGAGGGCGGCGAAGTCTTGCCGCACGGTCGTCAACGGCGGCAGCAGAAACTCTGCCTCTGGCACGTCGTCGAAGCCCACGATGCTGACGTCGTCTGGCACGCGCAGCCCCCTGGCGTCGAGCGCGGCGACGAGCCCGAGCGCCATGTAGTCGTTGGCGGCGAACACAGCAGTACCGGGCCGAATGTCGGTGAGCCGAGTGCCCAGGTCGAAGCCGCTGCGTGCCGACCAGTCGCCGTGCAGTGCTTCGACCACGTCGAGCCGGTTGCCCGCAAGTTCGTCTTTCCACCCTCGAATGCGCTCGATCGCGTCTGGGGCGTCTGGCGGCCCCGCCAGGTGAAAGATCTGGGTGTGCCCGAGCTCGACCAGGTGGCGAACGGCCGAGCGGGCGCCGCGATACTGATCAATCGAGACGACAGCGGGGCTGCGGCGAGTGGATGCTGCCACCGCGACGATCGGAATGTTCAGGTCGAGGCTCAGCACCACATCGAGCACAGCGATATCGGTGACCACGAGAACGATCGCGTCGACACGCTGTCGCAACAGGGCCTCGACGCTCGATCGCACTGCGGCGGCATTCGATTCGGGCAGTGTCATGGTGTCGACACTGAACCGGGCAGCACGCGCGGCGACATTGAAGTACATGGCCGTCGACGTCGGGCCGTATTCGGTCGAGCCCGGAGTGATCATGCCGATGGTGCGTGTTCGCTTGGTGACGAGGGCTCGCGCGGCGGGTGACGGGCTGTAGCGCAGTTGCGCGATCGCCTGCTCGACTCGCTCGCGTGTCGCCGGCCGCACGTTCGGCACATCGTTGAGCACGCGCGACACGGTCTGGTGCGAGACGCCGGCCAGCCGAGCCACATCGAAGATGTTGGCCGCGCGCGAACTCTTGTCGTCGGGTGCCGCCCGACCGTCGGCCTCAGTCGTCATCGGGCTGGGCTATTCGCGCGAGCAGCGAGTCCATGGTGAGTGCATCAGAGTCGATCGTGTCGATGATGCGCCCGTCGCGCAGCAATACGACACGCGATGACACCCGCAAGACCTCCTCCAGCTCGGCCGAGATGAAGATGACCGACATTCCATTCTCTGCCAGTTCTCCGACCAGACGTTGCACTTCGACTTTGGCGCCGATATCGATTCCTCGCGTGGGCTCGTCGAGAATGAGCACTCGGGGGGCGAGAGCGAGCAGGCGTGCGAGCAGCACCTTCTGCTGGTTGCCCCCCGACAGCGCGCCAGCCGGCAACTCTGCCGAAGCGGTGCGAATGCCGAGCGCCTCGATCCAGCTCGCGGCGAGTTCTCGCTGGCGGTCGGGGCGCAGCCGGTGGAAGATGCCCAATTGTGCCTGCAGCGCGAGCGTGATGTTCTCTCGCACGGTGAGCTGATCGAAGATGCCTTCTGCCTTGCGATTCTCAGAGGCGTAGCTGAGCCCGAGGGCGATCGACTTCTTGATGTTGCCCGAGGGCACCCGTTGACCATCGAGCGTGATCGAGCCGGCATCGGCATGATCGATGCCCGCGAGCAGCCTCGCGATCTCTGTGCGGCCTGAACCGAGCAGCCCGGCGAACCCCAAGACCTCACCCTCGGCGAGCGAGAGATCGACCTCGGCGACTCGAGGCGACATGGTGACGGCGCGGGCTTCGAGAATCGCGTCGGCACTCGACACGTCTGACTCTGATCGCGCGGGCATCTCGAGCTCGAGCGAGCTGCGGCCGAGCATCTTCTGCACCAGGTCGATGCGCAAGAGCTCTTGGGTCATGTACTCGCCGACGAGCCTGCCGTTGCGCAGCACCGTGACACGGTCGCAGATCTCGTAGACCTGGTCGAGAAAGTGCGACACGAAGAGAATGGCGACACCGCGCTCTTTCAGTTCGCGAATGACGCGGAAGAGCTCGGCGACCTCATCGAGGTCGAGGCTCGAAGTGGGTTCGTCGAGCACCAGCACACGAACGTCTGATGAGATCGCTCGAGCGATCGCCACCAGCTGCTGCACGGCGAGCGAATGGCTCGAGAGCATCGTGCGGGGGTCGATGTCGAGCCCGAGCTCGGCGAGCACGGTGCGGGCTGACTCGCGCATCGCCGCCCAGTCGATGACGCCTCTGCGCCGAGGTTCACGACCGAGCATGATGTTCTCGGCGACGCTGAGGTTGGGCAGCAGGTCGATCTCTTGGTACACCGTGCGGATGCCGGCGCGTTGCGCATCGGCCGGCGTCGCGAAGGTCACGACCTCGCCGCCCAGCCGCACCGTGCCCGCGTCGAGCCGGATCGCGCCCGTGATGCCTTTGATGAGGGTCGACTTTCCGGCGCCGTTCTCACCCATGAGCGAGTGCACTTCGCCCGGGAACATTCTGAAGTCGACATCGTCGAGCGCGGGCTCG containing:
- a CDS encoding potassium channel family protein, producing MQSVGFDARRLEWQRRTSPFLTVLGVLFLIAYSVFVLAPDAPAGLTVVMAAIALTTWVAFFVDMVARIALSDRGRRVRFVLTHPVDVLSIFFPLFRALRAVGLLRYIPMLNGTSGAAVRGSVVAHAFIYSVVFVYIIALATLQVERGADGATINTFGDALWWAIVTLTTVGYGDTYPVTDLGRGLATLLMAGGLVIIGTTSAIVVSYISERIALHRGTQ
- a CDS encoding SDR family oxidoreductase translates to MPRTALDTTVADLTGRLAVVTGANSGLGFGLTGRLAEAGADVVMAVRNREKGQDALERLLAQHPTARLRLLDLDLASLESVRAAAQTLLDDERGIDILINNAGIMAVPDRRETADGFELQFGSNHLGPFAFTGLLLPALQRAASPRVVSTSSLAANVGRWQWNNLQGEQKYSAWRAYGLSKLANLAFARELQRRSNEHGWGITSAAAHPGGTKTNLQSTGPRDGATLSARQEKRYSRFMQGVDMGVLPSLYAATSPHVTPGGYYGPNGFLETRGEPALARLPHAARDATAAAMLWDVSEQLTGVEYASIAVPVSRA
- a CDS encoding NYN domain-containing protein encodes the protein MAEAGEGRVAVYIDFDNIVISRYDQIHGRGAWRKDNVYRLPAGLTGASDEIAARLKHADVDIGAILDFASSFGSIVLSRAYADWSVGVNASYQGQLMERSVDLTQLFPATQQMKNGADIRLAVDVVEDLFRLPDISHVVIAAGDSDYIALAQRAKRLGRYIVGIGVSGGTSKSLKAACNEYADYDALPGIRPAAHIAAEIDDASNDDATAATTPRRASTKATTTATAESGENATSKRAASALLVRALRLVHEADDTDWAHASALKQQMKRLDPAFNEKALGYNSFTSFLKSRANVVELDESSQTRLVRLRE
- a CDS encoding sigma-70 family RNA polymerase sigma factor — translated: MTARQGASGESFASVLAAAQAGASWACTRLWNDHSPAVAAFAAARGSREPDDLTSEVFLAVFDRLPQFRGDLAAFRSFVFSIAYRRLVDELRMRGRRGETVELIAEDDPRRASSAEDEALASLGDQRVIALLRALPSDQRDVMQLRIVADLTVEQISVVLGKRPAAVKALQRRALERLRKKFGDTRTPAGPSSDSD
- a CDS encoding type 1 glutamine amidotransferase domain-containing protein; its protein translation is MAYDLTGKNVAFLLTDGYEDSELTAPWQAVTSAGATAVLVSPAGGSVTGKNGHTQSVDQPVSESSAERFDALVLPGGVVNADHLRMDAAAVAFTRDFFSQHKPVGVICHGAWILIEADVVRDRELTSYPSLRTDLVNAGAEWVDEEVVVDAGLVSSRTPDDLSAFCDKLVEEIDEGEHEGQTA
- a CDS encoding AI-2E family transporter; the encoded protein is MIFRRRRSSHDTPLAEPVTTLRGLWVDRLGRLSIRSLQIMLVLALASLVVLSLVALRVVVIPLLLAIIIASAFSPVVMWMRRRGLPAMAAAWITLLGSLLVLGGIITAIVFAVRRQWSDLWQQAQSGFDQLLDWVQSLPFDVDEFDVESLRDDLIAFVTSAEFGSGALSGAVAVGEFVAGVLIFVVVLFFLLKDGDHIWQFMLRPFRGVRRARGERIGTTAVTTLGGYIRGTSIVALVDAVAIGLALVILQVPLALPLAVIVFIAAFIPLVGATVAGTLAALVALVANGPLIALIVVIVVIAVNQLEGDLLQPVVMAKTMKLHPLAVLLALSAGTILGGVIGAILSVPIAATAWAIVKTWDDPANAPPARS
- a CDS encoding cysteine hydrolase family protein translates to MTSPERVLIVVDAQKAFADPAWGPRDNPDAEANIVRLIDVWRAAEQPIVLVRHDSIEPGSPLAPGAPGNAFHDGVDGRHELLVTKSVNSAFYGDPDLHAWLQSRGARHLTICGITTDHCCSTTARMAGNLGYDVDFVLDATHCHDRALPDGSVIAAEQVARAAAASLHGEFATVITTEQAVRSLGRPRS
- a CDS encoding LacI family DNA-binding transcriptional regulator, encoding MTTEADGRAAPDDKSSRAANIFDVARLAGVSHQTVSRVLNDVPNVRPATRERVEQAIAQLRYSPSPAARALVTKRTRTIGMITPGSTEYGPTSTAMYFNVAARAARFSVDTMTLPESNAAAVRSSVEALLRQRVDAIVLVVTDIAVLDVVLSLDLNIPIVAVAASTRRSPAVVSIDQYRGARSAVRHLVELGHTQIFHLAGPPDAPDAIERIRGWKDELAGNRLDVVEALHGDWSARSGFDLGTRLTDIRPGTAVFAANDYMALGLVAALDARGLRVPDDVSIVGFDDVPEAEFLLPPLTTVRQDFAALGALIMQKLLIAIEEPENVAVSTPLATSFVVRRSTAALER
- a CDS encoding sugar ABC transporter ATP-binding protein, with product MTSIAATPVIEVTSASVRFHHEPALDDVDFRMFPGEVHSLMGENGAGKSTLIKGITGAIRLDAGTVRLGGEVVTFATPADAQRAGIRTVYQEIDLLPNLSVAENIMLGREPRRRGVIDWAAMRESARTVLAELGLDIDPRTMLSSHSLAVQQLVAIARAISSDVRVLVLDEPTSSLDLDEVAELFRVIRELKERGVAILFVSHFLDQVYEICDRVTVLRNGRLVGEYMTQELLRIDLVQKMLGRSSLELEMPARSESDVSSADAILEARAVTMSPRVAEVDLSLAEGEVLGFAGLLGSGRTEIARLLAGIDHADAGSITLDGQRVPSGNIKKSIALGLSYASENRKAEGIFDQLTVRENITLALQAQLGIFHRLRPDRQRELAASWIEALGIRTASAELPAGALSGGNQQKVLLARLLALAPRVLILDEPTRGIDIGAKVEVQRLVGELAENGMSVIFISAELEEVLRVSSRVVLLRDGRIIDTIDSDALTMDSLLARIAQPDDD